In Nonomuraea sp. NBC_00507, the following are encoded in one genomic region:
- a CDS encoding S1C family serine protease produces the protein MERVPQEAGAAEAQGAVAGRARRFVVGGGALVVVAVLAYWLGSSGGNSEGAAPRPSATPTPSATLAVSEVFKRVGPSVAVIQAGKSLGTGVIAAEDGTILTAHHVVKGTKDLTVTFADGTKTKAVVVSSNPKRDVATLKPAELPEIVVPATLGGAVAVGAPVVAIGNPLGLTYSVSTGVVSGLNRSAEDGDLSGLIQFDASVNPGSSGGPLLDARGLVIGIVVSIADPGGDEAFAGIAFAVPIGVALGGGDGDGPPGDGPLI, from the coding sequence ATGGAGCGCGTGCCGCAGGAGGCTGGTGCGGCCGAGGCTCAGGGAGCCGTGGCCGGGAGGGCTCGGCGGTTCGTCGTCGGGGGTGGCGCACTTGTCGTCGTGGCGGTGCTGGCGTACTGGCTGGGAAGCAGCGGTGGGAACAGCGAAGGGGCCGCGCCCCGTCCGAGCGCGACGCCCACACCCAGTGCGACGCTCGCGGTGTCCGAGGTCTTCAAGAGGGTCGGGCCGTCGGTGGCGGTCATCCAGGCCGGGAAGTCGCTCGGCACCGGGGTGATCGCGGCCGAAGACGGGACGATTCTGACGGCGCACCACGTCGTCAAGGGCACCAAGGACCTCACCGTGACGTTCGCTGACGGCACCAAGACGAAGGCCGTGGTCGTGTCGTCGAACCCCAAGCGTGACGTCGCGACCCTCAAGCCCGCGGAGCTGCCGGAGATCGTCGTCCCGGCGACGCTCGGCGGCGCGGTGGCCGTGGGTGCGCCCGTGGTGGCGATCGGCAATCCGCTGGGCCTGACCTACAGCGTCTCCACCGGTGTCGTGTCGGGGCTGAACCGCAGCGCCGAGGACGGCGACCTGAGCGGGCTCATCCAGTTCGACGCCTCCGTCAACCCGGGCAGCTCCGGCGGTCCCCTCTTGGACGCTCGCGGCCTGGTCATCGGGATCGTCGTCTCGATCGCCGACCCGGGAGGCGACGAGGCGTTCGCCGGCATCGCGTTCGCGGTGCCTATCGGCGTGGCCCTGGGTGGTGGCGATGGCGACGGCCCGCCGGGGGACGGGCCCCTGATTTGA
- a CDS encoding AAA family ATPase: MTSTKSPESAHPLEHVLFEVKRTIVGQDVLLERMAVALIADGHLLVEGVPGLAKTLAVRSLAAAIAGSFQRVQFTPDLVPADLVGTRVYHQHSGEFKTELGPVFANLLLADEINRAPAKVQSALLEVMQEHQVTIGRETFRVPEPFLVMATENPIESEGTYPLPEAQVDRFMMKVVVDYPTQAEEQAIVDRALRPPEPPQPMVTAAELIAMRARAQEVYVDPAIVDYAVRLVAVTRSPATAGLGELERYVTYGASPRASIALVTGARALAFLRGRDYVLPHDLSELALDVLRHRLVLSYEALADDVDADTIITRVLGAVRAPDVVLQNR; encoded by the coding sequence ATGACCTCGACCAAGTCCCCCGAGTCGGCTCATCCGCTCGAACATGTGCTGTTCGAGGTCAAACGTACGATCGTCGGGCAGGACGTCCTGCTGGAGCGCATGGCCGTCGCGCTGATCGCCGACGGCCACCTGCTCGTCGAGGGCGTGCCGGGCCTGGCCAAGACGCTCGCGGTGCGGTCGCTGGCCGCCGCGATCGCCGGGAGTTTCCAGCGCGTCCAGTTCACCCCCGACCTGGTGCCCGCCGACCTCGTGGGCACGCGGGTCTACCACCAGCACTCCGGCGAGTTCAAAACCGAGCTCGGCCCGGTGTTCGCGAACCTGCTGCTGGCCGACGAGATCAACCGCGCCCCCGCCAAGGTGCAGAGCGCCCTGCTTGAAGTGATGCAGGAGCATCAGGTGACGATCGGCCGTGAGACGTTCCGGGTGCCCGAGCCGTTCCTTGTCATGGCGACGGAGAACCCGATCGAGTCGGAGGGCACCTACCCGCTGCCGGAAGCGCAGGTCGACCGTTTCATGATGAAGGTGGTCGTCGACTATCCGACGCAGGCCGAAGAGCAGGCGATCGTCGACCGGGCGCTGCGTCCGCCGGAGCCGCCGCAGCCGATGGTGACGGCCGCGGAGCTGATCGCGATGCGGGCCCGCGCTCAGGAGGTGTACGTCGATCCGGCCATCGTCGACTACGCGGTGCGGCTGGTCGCCGTGACGCGTTCCCCCGCGACGGCCGGGCTCGGCGAGCTGGAACGGTACGTCACCTACGGGGCGAGCCCGCGGGCGTCCATCGCGCTCGTCACCGGCGCCCGGGCGCTGGCGTTCCTGCGCGGCCGCGACTACGTCCTGCCGCACGACCTGTCCGAGCTCGCGCTCGACGTGCTGCGCCACCGCCTCGTGCTGTCGTACGAGGCCCTCGCGGACGACGTCGACGCCGACACGATCATCACCAGGGTGCTCGGCGCTGTCCGGGCGCCCGACGTCGTCCTGCAGAACCGCTGA
- a CDS encoding DUF58 domain-containing protein, whose translation MATAPERLLLRLEWKVVRRLDGRLQGAHRTAHRGSGIDFTGLRAYVDGDDARHIDWNVTARLDEPHLRVFTEDRELTVWLVLDRSASMAAGRPGRGKQDVLAELALVLARLFGRGGNRVGALLFDTGMLRVVPPGTSRRHALRIGAELERSSEVRGGATTDLAEMLDAAGRLARRRALIVVLSDFIGDGDWERSLQRLARRHEVVVLRIVDTADDVLPEAGLIVVEDAETGEQLVVDSADPLLRVRFREAVDARDARLTAGMRRAGVPVHRIDTDRDLAEALVEVVARTRDRTP comes from the coding sequence ATGGCCACCGCCCCCGAGAGGCTCCTGCTCCGCCTGGAGTGGAAGGTCGTCCGCAGGCTCGACGGCCGGCTCCAGGGCGCCCACCGCACCGCGCACCGCGGCTCCGGGATCGACTTCACCGGGTTGCGCGCCTACGTCGACGGCGACGACGCCCGGCACATCGACTGGAACGTGACCGCACGGCTGGACGAGCCGCACCTGCGTGTGTTCACCGAGGACCGCGAGCTGACGGTGTGGCTCGTGCTCGACCGGTCGGCGTCGATGGCGGCCGGCCGGCCGGGGCGCGGCAAGCAGGACGTGCTCGCCGAGCTCGCGCTCGTCCTCGCCCGGCTGTTCGGCCGGGGCGGCAACCGCGTCGGCGCCCTGCTGTTCGACACCGGGATGCTGCGCGTCGTGCCGCCCGGCACCTCCCGGCGGCACGCGCTGCGGATCGGCGCCGAGCTGGAACGCAGCTCCGAGGTGCGCGGTGGCGCTACCACCGACCTGGCGGAGATGCTCGATGCGGCCGGACGGCTGGCGCGCCGCCGCGCGCTCATCGTCGTGCTGTCGGACTTCATCGGCGACGGCGACTGGGAGCGCTCGCTTCAGCGCCTGGCCCGACGGCACGAGGTCGTCGTCCTGCGGATCGTGGACACCGCCGACGACGTGTTGCCCGAAGCCGGGCTGATCGTGGTCGAGGACGCCGAGACCGGCGAGCAGCTCGTCGTCGACTCCGCCGACCCGCTGTTGCGGGTCCGCTTCCGCGAGGCCGTCGACGCCCGCGACGCCCGGCTCACGGCGGGCATGCGCCGGGCCGGGGTGCCCGTCCACCGCATCGACACCGACCGCGACCTGGCTGAGGCGCTCGTCGAGGTCGTCGCCCGAACCCGGGACCGGACGCCGTGA
- a CDS encoding VWA domain-containing protein → MTLSSPLLLAVALLVTAALAWAAVVSARRRTAALAAAGVMVPGGRRAYLGVGLTIAGVGILGIATAGPTAMVPVPRTEGTVILAIDVSNSMGADDVAPTRLAAAQRAARAFVEAQPDSVDIGVVAFERGALTIARPDADHSIALKAIDRLKIAGGTSLETAITGSLSAITGKQVAIGRDGAAPDLGYWPSATIVLFSDGQNRGPDVERAATVAQQAGVHIHTVGVGTTAGATVQVDGFHLQTSLEEDTLTVIAETTGGAYHPASDAARLNGIADTIDLRLTVSDEPLPLAGGLIWLALALLTGGAALTVLRSGRVI, encoded by the coding sequence ATGACCCTGTCCTCCCCACTGCTGCTGGCCGTCGCACTGCTCGTCACGGCGGCGCTCGCCTGGGCGGCCGTCGTCTCGGCGCGCCGCCGGACGGCAGCGCTCGCCGCGGCCGGCGTCATGGTGCCGGGCGGGCGCCGGGCGTACCTCGGAGTCGGACTGACGATCGCCGGCGTCGGGATACTCGGGATCGCCACCGCCGGACCGACGGCCATGGTGCCGGTCCCGCGGACGGAGGGCACGGTCATCCTCGCCATCGACGTCTCCAACAGCATGGGCGCCGACGACGTAGCGCCCACCCGGCTGGCGGCCGCGCAGCGGGCCGCCCGCGCGTTCGTGGAGGCGCAGCCTGACAGCGTCGACATCGGAGTCGTCGCGTTCGAACGCGGCGCGCTCACCATCGCACGGCCCGACGCCGACCACTCCATCGCACTCAAGGCCATCGACCGGCTGAAGATCGCCGGCGGCACCTCGCTGGAAACGGCCATCACGGGCTCGCTGTCGGCGATCACCGGCAAGCAGGTGGCCATCGGCCGCGACGGCGCCGCGCCCGACCTCGGCTACTGGCCGTCGGCGACGATCGTGCTGTTCTCCGACGGGCAGAACCGGGGCCCCGACGTCGAACGTGCAGCCACCGTGGCCCAGCAGGCAGGCGTCCACATCCACACCGTCGGCGTCGGCACCACGGCCGGGGCGACGGTGCAGGTCGACGGCTTCCACCTGCAGACCTCGCTCGAGGAGGACACCCTCACCGTGATCGCGGAGACCACCGGCGGCGCGTACCACCCCGCCTCCGACGCCGCGCGGCTCAACGGGATCGCCGACACGATCGACCTGCGGCTCACCGTCTCCGACGAGCCGCTGCCCCTCGCCGGCGGGCTGATCTGGCTCGCCCTCGCGCTGCTCACCGGGGGAGCGGCGCTCACCGTGCTTCGGTCTGGACGGGTGATCTGA
- a CDS encoding VWA domain-containing protein: MSFSWPWALLTVLIIPLIFAMRWWARRRRRRAAVRVTSIALVRSALPGRTRWTRKIPAALFVAGLALLAVGAARPQASVPVPQTSATILLALDTSGSMCSTDVDPNRITAATKAAADFIESQRGGPRIGLVTFAGNAGLLVPPTDDTDALIAALDNLTTYRGTAIGQAILTSIDAIADVDPSVAPTGAKPTSSGEGYAGAAIVVLTDGANTQGVDPQTAAQEAALRRVRVFPIGFGTTSPAPMVCGNSQFDGGFGGWGGGRGGFDRGGRNIRMIDEPALKQIAQTTGGSYHRAENAGQLQSALDALPGSFTVIRQRVDTAAAFAAGGAILITAALSLSLWWNRPRTPAR, encoded by the coding sequence ATGTCGTTCTCATGGCCGTGGGCGCTGCTGACCGTCCTGATCATCCCGCTGATCTTCGCCATGCGCTGGTGGGCGCGACGCCGCCGCCGGCGGGCCGCCGTGCGCGTCACCTCGATCGCGCTCGTACGCAGCGCCCTGCCCGGCCGTACGCGCTGGACGCGGAAGATCCCCGCGGCGCTGTTCGTAGCCGGGCTCGCGCTGCTCGCGGTCGGCGCCGCGCGGCCACAGGCGTCAGTACCGGTGCCGCAGACGTCGGCGACGATCCTGCTCGCGCTCGACACCTCCGGCTCCATGTGCTCCACGGACGTCGACCCCAACCGCATCACCGCCGCGACGAAGGCCGCCGCGGACTTCATCGAGTCGCAGCGCGGCGGGCCGCGCATCGGCCTGGTCACCTTCGCGGGCAACGCAGGCCTGCTCGTCCCTCCCACCGACGACACCGACGCGTTGATCGCGGCGCTGGACAACCTCACCACGTACCGCGGCACCGCGATCGGGCAGGCCATACTCACCTCGATCGACGCGATCGCGGACGTCGACCCGTCGGTCGCCCCCACCGGCGCGAAACCCACCAGCAGTGGCGAAGGGTACGCCGGTGCCGCGATCGTCGTGCTCACCGACGGCGCCAACACCCAGGGCGTCGACCCCCAGACCGCCGCCCAGGAGGCGGCCCTGCGCCGCGTGCGCGTCTTTCCCATCGGCTTCGGCACCACGAGCCCGGCCCCGATGGTCTGCGGCAACTCCCAGTTCGACGGCGGCTTCGGCGGCTGGGGTGGCGGCCGCGGCGGATTCGACAGGGGCGGCCGCAATATCCGCATGATCGACGAGCCCGCCCTCAAGCAGATCGCCCAGACCACCGGCGGCTCCTACCACCGCGCTGAAAACGCCGGCCAGCTCCAAAGCGCCCTCGACGCCCTCCCCGGCAGCTTCACCGTCATCCGTCAACGGGTCGACACAGCCGCCGCCTTCGCCGCCGGCGGCGCCATCCTCATCACCGCGGCCCTGTCCCTCTCCCTCTGGTGGAACCGCCCCCGAACCCCGGCCCGCTGA
- a CDS encoding SigE family RNA polymerase sigma factor codes for MSGAEHDFGAFVAARATSLLRVAYLACGDETEAEDLLQTALERTYRNWDRVRHDSPEPYVRRVIINAAISRARRRAILSIIPMHSPPETSARAGDPDLVHVLMDALRALPPRQRAVIVLRYWEDLSETQTAEVLGCALGTVKSQASKALAKLRSALGRETVEGVIKNAHA; via the coding sequence GTGAGCGGCGCGGAGCATGACTTCGGCGCCTTTGTGGCCGCACGTGCCACGAGCCTCCTGCGGGTCGCCTATCTCGCCTGTGGCGACGAGACGGAGGCCGAGGACCTGCTGCAGACGGCGCTCGAACGTACCTACAGGAACTGGGACCGGGTCCGCCACGACAGCCCGGAGCCCTACGTGCGCCGCGTCATCATCAACGCCGCCATCAGCCGCGCCCGCCGCCGGGCGATCCTCAGCATCATTCCCATGCACAGCCCGCCAGAGACGTCGGCCCGCGCCGGCGACCCCGACCTGGTCCATGTGCTCATGGACGCGCTGCGCGCCCTGCCGCCCCGGCAGCGCGCGGTGATCGTCCTGCGGTACTGGGAGGACCTGAGCGAGACGCAGACCGCCGAGGTGCTCGGATGCGCGCTCGGCACGGTCAAGAGCCAGGCGTCGAAAGCCCTGGCCAAGCTCCGCTCGGCGCTCGGCAGGGAAACAGTGGAAGGAGTGATCAAGAATGCCCACGCTTGA